The following nucleotide sequence is from Zea mays cultivar B73 chromosome 1, Zm-B73-REFERENCE-NAM-5.0, whole genome shotgun sequence.
CACCGGCGACCTCCCGATCGGTGTCAGCAGGATGTTTAACCTTCGGGAGCTTAATCTGCGAGGCAACCGTCTCACTGGTAGCCTCCCGGACGACATTGGGGACTGCCCGCTGCTCAGGTCAGTGGATCTTGGGTCCAACTCGCTGTCCGGCAACTTACCTGAGTCCCTGAGGAGGCTCTCCACCTGCACATACCTTGATTTGAGCTCAAATGAGTTCACTGGGAGTGTCCCGACATGGTTTGGAGAAATGACAAGCCTGGAAATGCTGGATTTGTCGGGGAACAGGTTGTCTGGCGAGATCCCTGGGTctattggtgagttgatgtcactGAGGGAGCTGAGGTTGTCAGGGAATGGGTTCACCGGAGCCTTACCTGAATCAATTGGTGGATGCAAGAGCCTGATGCATGTTGATGTCAGCTGGAATTCTCTTACGGGTGCACTGCCTACCTGGGTTCTCAGTTCCAGTGTGCAATGGGTGTCGGTGTCGCAGAACACATTGAGCGGGGACCTAAAAGTGCCTGCAAATGCTTCTTCAGTGCTTCAAGGAGTGGACTTGTCAAACAATGCCTTCTCTGGAGTTATACCATCGGAAATCTCGAAGCTGCAGAACTTGCAGTCATTGAACATGTCATGGAACTCAATGTATGGAAGTATTCCGGCCAGCATTTTGGAGATGAAGTCACTGGAGGTTCTTGATTTTACTGCCAACCGGCTAAATGGGTGCATTCCAGCTTCAAAAGGAGGGGAGTCATTGAAGGAGTTGAGGCTGGGGAAGAACTTCCTGACTGGCAACATCCCAGCTCAGATTGGCAATTGCTCTGCCCTCGCATCACTGTAAGTTTAAGCACTTCTTTCTGATCCAATCCAGTGGATGGATAAATGTTTGGAGCTTTACATGCTAAACCCCCACATTCTCTGGTATATGCTCACTTGGTTACTATCTCTTGCAGGGATCTTTCTCATAACAGTTTAACAGGAGTGATTCCGGAAGCACTATCTAACCTTACCAATCTCGAGATTGTGGATCTTTCTCAGAACAAGCTTACTGGTGTTCTACCAAAGCAGCTTTCTAATCTCCCCCACCTCTTGCAATTCAATGTTTCACATAACCAGCTCTCTGGGGATCTCCCTCCCGGTAGCTTCTTTGACACCATCCCCCTATCTTGTGTGTCGGATAATCCTGGCCTTTGTGGCGCGAAGCTCAATTCATCTTGTCCTGGTGTGCTACCAAAACCAATCGTGCTGAACCCAAACACTTCTTCCGATCCAATATCACCAACCGAGCTTGTGCCTGATGGTGGTCGCCATCATAAGAAAACCATACTCAGCATCTCGGCCCTTGTTGCAATTGGTGCTGCTGTTCTAATTGCTGTTGGTGTCATTACCATCACTGTTCTTAACCTTCGAGTGCGTGCCCCTGGATCTCATTCTGGTGCTGTCCTGGAACTCTCAGATGGATATCTCAGCCAGTCGCCAACAACCGACATGAACGCAGGGAAGCTTGTCATGTTTGGAGGAGGAAATCCGGAGTTCAGTGCCAGCACCCATGCTCTTCTGAACAAGGATTGCGAGCTTGGGCGTGGTGGTTTTGGCACTGTCTACAAGACCACTCTTCGAGATGGACAACCTGTTGCCATCAAGAAGCTCACTGTGTCAAGCTTGGTTAAATCTCAAGTTGAATTTGAGAGAGAAGTGAAGATGCTGGGTAAGCTACGCCATCGCAACCTAGTTGCGCTAAAGGGATATTACTGGACGCCGTCGCTTCAGCTTCTCATTTATGAGTTTGTCTCCGGGGGCAACCTGCACAAACAATTGCATGAGTCATCCACCACAAACTGCCTGCCATGGAAGGAGAGGTTTGACATAGTCCTCGGTATAGCGAGAAGCCTTGCTCATCTCCACAGGCATGATATTATCCACTACAATCTGAAATCAAGCAACATCCTGCTCGACGGATCAGGCGAGGCAAAGGTAGGAGATTATGGGCTAGCGAAGCTGCTTCCAATGCTGGACCGCTACGTCTTAAGTAGCAAGGTGCAGAGCGCGCTTGGATACATGGCTCCAGAGTTTGCGTGCAGGACCGTGAAGATCACGGAGAAATGCGATGTGTACGGGTTCGGCGTCCTTATCCTCGAGATCCTGACAGGGAGGACGCCCGTGGAGTACATGGAGGACGACGTGGTCGTGCTCTGCGATGTGGTGAGGGCGGCTCTGGACGAAGGCAAGGTGGAAGAGTGCGTCGACGAGAGGCTCTGCGGCAAGTTTCCGCTGGAGGAGGCCGTTCCGATCATGAAGCTGGGTCTGGTCTGCACTTCCCAGGTTCCGTCTAACAGGCCAGACATGGGTGAGGTGGTGAACATACTGGAGCTGATCAGATGCCCCCAGGACAGCCCGGAGACTGAACTGGGTTAACCTCCTCTACTACCTACACTGGATCCCGGACTGTTTGTTGGTTTCACTTTTGAGATCCTTCTTTGCTTGGTAACTGACCGGACGATGAAAGGTGAAGCAAGCGAGTTCTACTCTATCCAGTGTGCCGTCGCCGAAGTGTCTAGCTAGTCTTCTGATGGTTAGGGAGTTATTATGGAACGCCTACAGTAGTTTGGTCGCCTCCCGGGGTGTTGATGTGTTTGACTTAGATCCTCACCAGTAAGGCCAAGATGTATGGTGTGGATCCTCTCACATCAATCCTGGTGGCCTGTAATTTCAATTTATTTTTTTTAGCTATGCAATGTGGTGCAACTTGCCCTTTTTCTAGACCATGTTATGAAAGCTTGCCACATTTTGGATCCTTGCTGTCTAACCACCCATTTAATTAACTTGGAAATGTGTACCACTAAACCGAGTACTGCTGGGCGGTACTCACCATGGCAAGTGCCAGTACCAGCCAGTCAAGAGagtgttgtgtttatatttgtctaTCTACATGACTTGCTCTGAATACTGAATCCACCCCTTGGCCACTGAATCTCTTCCCAGGGATTCCCCCAATaggaaccttcttctcctcactcCTCGGCCATTTTCTTTCGGGTTCAGAAGGTGGGAAGGCAATCAGGCATGCATGTACATAAAACAGCAAAGTATTCAGGTGCCTCAAAACGCAGGAAGAAGAAATGATAAAATAATGGAGAATGTGTTGAGACCGCATCTGGAGCTGTGTTCTGCAGTGAGCACAATGTTGGCATCTGTTTGTCCGTGTAGATCCTACACAGCTGCGAGTACGTTCTTCACCGGCAAGCAATAGCCCACAGCCACATGGCGTTCGCCTTTTCAAATTGGATGTCGTGGATTATTATGCTCTCAGCAGCAGCTCCCACTTGCCTCTTTCTCTTTGACTGTCTAATCGAGAGCCCCCGTAAGCTAGCACTACATGTGAGCTCTGAGCCTAGCCGACTTCCTGTCGTGCAAGCCGTCCTGGAAGGAGAGGTTTTGCCCGTTTGCTGCTTGGAAGCAGGTAAAACAATGTCGTGCGTTGCATTAGCATTCCCGGCTCTCCCTGTGACCCTGTCCCATCGCTTGCCTTTGTGTATATGGCAACCAGTGAAGCAGCATGCATGATGCTACTACCTACGCCTACCTGACGCCCTGACCTGAAGACGGAACCCCCTCGTCTGACATGAAACGGTGCCATGTGCATTGCTTTGCTAGTGGCACTGGGCCACTCACTGGTGGAGGACAGTTCACAAAAGAGCACCCTCCTCGGGAGGGAGGGTCCTGTTCTTTTCTATCTGTCCTTGTGTCACTCCGGCAGCAGCGAGCGCAAGCTTTTTTTTGAAGCAAAAAACGAACCGGGCGGGAGAAGCGGCGGCAGAGGGAAGAAGAGGGAGGCCCCAGGTCGGGGTGGCCACGCCGGCCCCCATGACAATTGACAAGCCTTTTGACCATCTACTATCTGCTAGACTGCTAGTGGCGGGTCCAACGAAACAAAGCGCTTTAAAGGAGAATCTTGGCGTCCCGCGGGGCATGATTACTCCATGCGAATCCAAAGTGCGGATTGTTATCCCACTGGTTGCTGCTCGTTCGTTGTGATTTTTATATAAAAAAAACTGGGAAGCTGCCATAGTTCAGCTCTCGATTTCTTATTCCTCAAAATCTCAGACAACAATCTCATACTTCTTCCATTCATTTTTATTTGTCAcgatttagtttaaaaataaactagtgATCAACAAATATTCAAAAATGGAGGTAGTACAAACAACCGATACAACTTAAAGAAAACAACTTCCAAGCGATTTTTTTTAAAATTGTGATTGAGTAGTAGGGATGTACCAAGAGTAGCAACCGGCTGCATAATCATGACCATTGCTATTCATCCCTACTTGTGAACATAATGGGACGCAAACGGCACCTGAGTGTTTCTTTTCTATTTGTggagttttctctctctctctctcactattATACTTTCTCTTCTTGGACCACCGACGCTCTACAAGCTACCGTGTTATTTTCAAGTGGCATCTAAGCCTACGCGTGGTCTGAGGGCTGAGGAGACCACCGTGTCGGGCACGCCCTTGGATGTCAGCTGGACCAAAAACCAAACGGCGTGGTAGAAGAATAGCTGCAGCCTTTTGTAGGGCTCCAGGGAGAACCAAggaaagcatgaaaagaagaaaGAGAGCAAAGATTTAAACTTGGTTGGTCACTGTCCGCAGGCAGGTGGATGAAACCACCATGGCAGCGAGAAACCCCCCAGGGCTGCCATGCCAAGCCAAGCCACTGCCCTCGTCTCCAAGCGCCCGGTTCTGTTCGTCGGGGAACGTGTTAGCGTCTCGTCAGCGCAGAGAGGAGAAGAGAAGAATCGGGATGCGTGGAGAAGAAGAATAGTGTAGCGACGAGGGGAAATGTGCGTAAGTATCTGTTCTTTTGATGCCTTGCAGCCTCTCGTTCATCTCTCTTATACTCCCGTGACAACGGCCCAGTCCAATCCCCTTACACAACCACTCGGGCCTATTAACTCTAACGTTAGTGTGCTCTGCCTTCTCCTATTTATGCCCCTGGTTCTCTTCTTCGGGTGCCGGCCTGCTTGGCTGCTTCCTGTGTAGCATGGCTAACTGAACGGAACAGACAAGGAAGACGATCGATGGGATATGGGCATGGGCCAGCTACTGTACTAACTGCGAAGAGCCGAAGAGCAAGGGAAGGGCCCATCAGTCCAACGCAAATAGAGGCCTCGTTTGCGTCTCTAAGAAGTAACCTGCCAAACTTTGGCTAACCTGACGCCATGTCGATCGTGACTCGGGTCCGTTTGGATCATAGaaatgttgagaactacgttaccacggatcaccagatccgctcccttccctcccgacaGTAGTAAaggcgcaagaagctgtagagaacccgtctcccttcccataagcaccacagaggaaacacacgagacacatgatatagGCCCTGTTTGGAACAGCTGttgcttgttgaaaaagcagcttatctgataagctggtgaaaaacagcttctgcttgttggctgcttttagtgtattctgagaagcagctgaactgataagctgctgcagaagctagctgtttggcagaacttctgcttaaatttgtaaagaagctgaaaataagctgtgtCAAACAAGGCCATAGGGTTGGGCCTATGgtctctttctcttctctattccatatgaggggtacagattctatatatagagacgcgatagccctcagggctatatttggtatttgcccatataacccttcattagggtttctcaacactctctcttgggcgaataccgcgaccaacacatgcctcgttaaaacttcAAAAAACCCAGTGgaaaaaatatggagaaagagtgcatggtgatacaaattgcatttgcactttgttgcctcgttaaaaacctcatgtgagaaacttcaagaaaactcaccaagggaaaaagagtacaacagctgtcatcaggacagatttcgatcctctgggatctagattctaccGAATCTTCTACAAaagctaactttagaaatgtgctccctgatccttgcaaaactatatcaatatggcaaaatattttcttctggaagtatatgcacatatagatttagcaaacagattgcatatccttgcaaagaATATTTCAAGAACTTCACctcaactcacttctaggatacacgaggtaagtgcacgtatcaacataaataagccacttcgactagtggtgttcgatcgactagatctacatatttgatagaaacttccataaaggttcacatattgatcatcaagctgacgccttcagggcatagaatatgacatttattgtctcacgattgtgatcaatataaacattcgctccccctgacgatgacatctgtcaaagtcgttatccctcataactcaaacatattcttcaagatatatgtctcattgttcatctggaataacgagaatggatgaggttggggtgttatcattttctatcttacaccacaatttatacatagttgtgcaaagcaaataacatgtccttcaataggacttaggggataatatagttgcaatagtacatattctaaatatgacacatcgctcgaggcgtttatccattgcaacatctatgatggtgtaacaaaagtccatctaagatcgtaatccatcagggatttttcatcgatcagatacatcgttatagtctgtcattctggcacaatggggatattttgccagtaacacctaaaccttataggtttctgccatcagggctttagaggataccgtaattccacatctagtggaaattaccatgagtaaaactcatggaatgcacatgtgcttattcggtgaacttcaagtcctttgttacctcatcttattccttttcgggtctgtatgggtctttatccctttatagggattatcaaactttggtgttcaatacagactttgtttcttctggataggttccatctgggaacgatagtctcaactacgagatattctccctacataggagagtgatcattcatcaggaatgtattattcggtatgagatttatatgttgcatatttataattcaaatatatgagtcctcctaggatctcatgacggatcttcagaatcctattaactgcatattttaattcatgtcatttgccagatatattacatagtggaacattgtttattcaacacatatgtgggatgggtctctcacaagaccacttgaaccatcacattcaccacacattatttcaatagtgcccataaatgtccgaacttcaagctcgcgactttcattttgcgattattggttcagcctcgattgcttttatcaatgacccgataagagagcttaaagcactcatgcttaggactttgttttggatccctttgcaatctatagaggcaagataggtgtcgacacatttgtctcccacatttaataatgatcttcgtcatttcccaaaacgaaagattcattgttccgtattcccagcacaatgatattgcgcgcattgctaggaatttcatcatcaagatgaacctcttcgtgaggcaaatcaccagcagggcgagtccattggaggagagttattacagaccacgtgaatctgcaatcagaatatatgctttgactaaggctaaTGGATCATATTCACAGGCGTCCCCGAAAATAGATCAaataccaataagtcaaatgtggatatgatattaatcccgggtatatccacatctacatcaggtagaagcattcaaaccaatatggttactccttaacgatttctggcaaactccatatacacaggagtacactctGAACGacgggttcagtttggcttttgtgcgtttaatagaatattgaggcattacactatatgggcattcctccccctaataccgagatgttctaaaagcatacaaataaaatccctaaccacaatcatccagttgtggccaatgtatgctattgtggtgatttatttgggaaatcttacgcacattacaggtaggggttttatgcagtgagctttggacttagattaatgtagtggcatgaatactacatatttgtccttcacatgaagggttagtctcaacatccagcgggacttgcaacaacaagttgcttcatggttacaattctgcaaacttattgttattattaacaaatgcacagtcaatcattaagatttagactgatatACGCAACACTATTTTATGCCTAAGGGTCCCTCAGAGGCTCATGCACaccattcgtcgtttggagctagtagttgacttcagatcaacaactaaaatgaccatcagggtctagcgctcacaaggacattcactggttgcattgtgctttcaagCACATAGGAGAATATGTGCGTATATAATGGTGgtaaagtgcacgacatcaggccaatgctgccaagcagagatttttatatgcagagatgtatagtccagctcgttttattattgcccatggtttacccaattactcataccgatATGAAATTGGGTGtcaatttatgcaacatttttaggtattataattttgagagagaatttataacaatagttaataatttgtggtgctgccagcagggcaaatatttctcctcatatgatataccaatttgttctataaagcattatttcgatctcttcgttgttcggcaaaaagagaagatttggaatagaacaggcaaggccaagaattcattttatctgggaaaatcaccatataactagcttttgatgaagcaaatgatgataactgcttggtaagaacgaaacaatactggtatccgcctaggatccatcttcaacaacagataataCTGGTTTCATACGAAGGAGTCGTCAAGATTAGGGAGAATACATCTGGTCTCCATAAGATCTTCATATTTTTATCACAAATTACCATCACCAATAGCTTAGTGGTCAATACTTATGGATCTTCCGGCGCCACGAACCAATGACATATTAATGTCCAATTTCACTTTAAGCTCTGTGGTAATATGggatttcatggctattttctactctTCTTACTCCTGGTAGATCAGAGATATATTACGGTAAGCATTTCAAAGGTGGAATTCATTGTAGTTCTGCTACATAAACTCCAGGTATATGTCCATTTAGGACTGACCTTTATTATTTAGCTTAAAGCTGTACCATACCAATCAAAGGACTATGCCAAGTCAATTtagtgactataagtatttataattctgagagatgtatgcaacacaagcatagaggtcctagagaggacgagtaaagtggttcgacgggaacacacaatggttttttttcacaccaacatagtgaatgTTTTCTCAGAATAACATATACTCGCAACTCCGGGTTGCTAGGggttacatgtccttttatctcagAATTTGCTTTATGTCGTtcagcgacaaagagagcaatgtgtcAACAATTGGTTGAGCAATATATGACTGAAATTTCTAGCCTTTATTCATTTGGTAAGGTCAtattgcttactaatagaatcccaattcgtgatgtcttctatgccgaaaaggctttcatgcattatattatataccTTCGGGTTACTTCgagtaaaactttatgcatgataAGAGAGCAGAtaattaacttatctgtgttttatatatatattaatttaatttcccagatttccaagcactatatagcttgatatagttgttatgaccacttggcgatatataaatatatgatgccacacaacacaatcaaataaGATATAGAGACAAACAAAATTGTCTATGAAggttactgtcggcgtttcgagacaggggggtccctaagccgacgagtgagtgtgctgcgtgccccagcccagatgggtcgagcgcgtgggcgagcgcaaaggggggagaggcgaggtggccggagtcgagcgtgagagaggtggaagtcccgcggccttcgtgttcgtcccgcgcccaggtcaggtgcgcttgcagtaggggggttacaagcgtccacgcgggtgagggaagcgagcggccccaagagagcgcctgtcccgtcctcggtcccgcgcggccaaccttctctaagaaggccctggtccttccttttatagtcgtaaggagaggatccaggtgtacaatggggggtgtagcagagtgctacgtgtctagcggagagagagctagcgccctaggtacatgccaatgtggcagccggagaggtcttggcaccttgctggcgtgatgtcgtggctatcggaggtgcgacggagcctggcggagggacagctgttggagcggtcgagtccctgctgacgtcgccctgcttccgtaagagagctggggccgccgtcgtcacagagcttgtggagcgccatcattgcccatccggcggagctggccggatgggacgccggtcttgttctccgtgacccgagtcgattcggggtaggatgatgatggcgcttcctgttgacgtggcgggtctgtgccctaggcagggtgacgtgggggctcctccgaagccgaggttgagtctgtcctctgttgccgaggccgagcccgagccatggggtcgggcgaggcggaagtcgttcggccgaggccagggcggagtccgagccctggggttgggcgaggcggagtttcgtcgtcttccgggtcttagcccgagtccgagccctggggtcgggcggagcggagttcgccgtcttccgggtcttagcccgagtccgagccctggggtcgggcggagcggagttcgccgtcttccgggtcttagcccgagtccgagccctggggtcgggcggagcggagttcgccgtcttccgggtcttagcccgagtccgagccctggggtcgggcggagcggagttcgctgtggcgcctttggcaaggcctgactgccggtcagactaactctgtcgagtggcaccgcagtcggagaggcgcaggcggcgctgtccttctgtcagcccggtcagaggagcggtggagtgacagcggtcacttcggctctgccgggggggc
It contains:
- the LOC100304322 gene encoding Probable LRR receptor-like serine/threonine-protein kinase IRK precursor encodes the protein MRPLALLVLAHLAALAAAAEAKGGVAGAGLGDDVLGLIVFKADVSDPDGRLATWSEDDERPCAWDGVTCDARTGRVSALSLAGFGLSGKLGRGLLRLEALQSLSLARNNLSGDVPADLARLPALQTLDLSANAFAGAVPEGLFGRCRSLRDVSLANNAFSGGIPRDVAACATLASLNLSSNRLDGALPSDIWSLNALRTLDISGNAVTGDLPIGVSRMFNLRELNLRGNRLTGSLPDDIGDCPLLRSVDLGSNSLSGNLPESLRRLSTCTYLDLSSNEFTGSVPTWFGEMTSLEMLDLSGNRLSGEIPGSIGELMSLRELRLSGNGFTGALPESIGGCKSLMHVDVSWNSLTGALPTWVLSSSVQWVSVSQNTLSGDLKVPANASSVLQGVDLSNNAFSGVIPSEISKLQNLQSLNMSWNSMYGSIPASILEMKSLEVLDFTANRLNGCIPASKGGESLKELRLGKNFLTGNIPAQIGNCSALASLDLSHNSLTGVIPEALSNLTNLEIVDLSQNKLTGVLPKQLSNLPHLLQFNVSHNQLSGDLPPGSFFDTIPLSCVSDNPGLCGAKLNSSCPGVLPKPIVLNPNTSSDPISPTELVPDGGRHHKKTILSISALVAIGAAVLIAVGVITITVLNLRVRAPGSHSGAVLELSDGYLSQSPTTDMNAGKLVMFGGGNPEFSASTHALLNKDCELGRGGFGTVYKTTLRDGQPVAIKKLTVSSLVKSQVEFEREVKMLGKLRHRNLVALKGYYWTPSLQLLIYEFVSGGNLHKQLHESSTTNCLPWKERFDIVLGIARSLAHLHRHDIIHYNLKSSNILLDGSGEAKVGDYGLAKLLPMLDRYVLSSKVQSALGYMAPEFACRTVKITEKCDVYGFGVLILEILTGRTPVEYMEDDVVVLCDVVRAALDEGKVEECVDERLCGKFPLEEAVPIMKLGLVCTSQVPSNRPDMGEVVNILELIRCPQDSPETELG